In Pseudomonas lalkuanensis, the following are encoded in one genomic region:
- a CDS encoding DUF58 domain-containing protein — protein sequence MKPSRALLALVAGLFGLALLLGALPALGIDLPAQLQPLWWGLLCALALLGLLDAIWLRRLPSPRLERALPGNLALGRWSDVRLTLHHGYGRSLDVGVFDQVPAAMDFDPLPQQVALHPGEHTEFGYRVRPLMRGHFHFPACELQLPSPLGLWRHKRVLDLPGEARVYPDFARLYGAQLKAVDDWLSQLGVRQRPRRGLGLEFHQLREFRDGDTLRQIDWKATARKRTPIAREYQDERDQQIVFLLDCGRRMRSQDGDLSHFDHALNASLLLSYVALRQGDAVGLSTFAAERDRFVPPVKGPAQLNVLLNGVYDLDSTLRPADFSAAAEALLARQRRRALVVLVSNLRDEDDAELFSAVKRLGRQHRLLVVSLREEILDSLRHTPVQGFDDALAYCGTVNYLNARNSLHERLAAHGVPVLDARPSELGPQLVSRYLAWKKAGAL from the coding sequence GCTGGTAGCTGGCCTCTTCGGCCTGGCCCTGCTGCTCGGTGCCCTGCCGGCGCTGGGCATCGACCTGCCGGCGCAGTTGCAGCCGCTCTGGTGGGGCCTGCTCTGCGCCCTGGCCCTGCTCGGCCTGCTCGACGCCATCTGGCTGCGCCGGCTGCCTTCGCCGCGCCTGGAACGTGCGCTGCCGGGTAATCTGGCGTTGGGCCGCTGGAGCGACGTCCGCCTCACCCTGCACCACGGCTACGGGCGCTCCCTCGACGTCGGCGTGTTCGATCAGGTGCCCGCCGCGATGGACTTCGACCCCCTGCCCCAGCAGGTGGCCCTGCATCCCGGCGAACACACCGAGTTCGGCTATCGGGTGCGACCGCTCATGCGTGGCCATTTCCACTTCCCCGCCTGCGAACTGCAGCTGCCCAGCCCGCTCGGCCTATGGCGGCACAAACGGGTGCTGGACCTGCCGGGAGAAGCGCGCGTCTATCCGGACTTCGCCCGCCTTTACGGCGCCCAGTTGAAGGCAGTGGACGACTGGCTCAGCCAGCTCGGCGTGCGCCAGCGCCCGCGCCGCGGCCTCGGCCTGGAATTCCATCAGCTGCGGGAATTCCGCGATGGCGACACGCTGCGCCAGATCGACTGGAAAGCCACCGCCCGCAAGCGCACCCCCATCGCCCGCGAATACCAGGACGAGCGCGACCAGCAGATCGTCTTCCTCCTCGACTGCGGCCGCCGCATGCGCAGCCAGGACGGCGACCTTTCGCACTTCGACCACGCCCTCAATGCCAGCCTGCTGCTCAGCTACGTGGCCCTGCGCCAGGGCGATGCGGTAGGCCTGTCCACCTTCGCCGCCGAGCGCGACCGCTTCGTACCGCCCGTGAAGGGCCCGGCCCAGTTGAACGTGCTGCTCAATGGCGTCTACGACCTGGACAGCACCTTGCGCCCAGCCGACTTCAGTGCCGCCGCCGAAGCCCTGCTTGCCCGCCAGCGGCGCCGCGCCCTGGTGGTGCTGGTCAGCAACCTGCGCGACGAAGACGATGCCGAGCTGTTCAGCGCGGTGAAGCGACTCGGCCGCCAGCATCGCCTGCTGGTGGTCAGCCTGCGCGAGGAAATCCTCGACAGCCTGCGCCACACCCCGGTGCAGGGCTTCGATGACGCCCTCGCCTACTGCGGCACGGTGAACTATCTGAACGCCCGCAACAGCCTCCACGAACGCCTCGCCGCCCACGGCGTACCCGTGCTGGACGCCCGCCCCAGCGAGCTGGGCCCGCAGCTGGTGAGCCGCTACCTGGCGTGGAAGAAGGCTGGGGCGCTGTAG